The window tagtgaccagagccctattccctatatagtgaactactagtgaccagggccttattccctatatagtgaactactagtgaccagagccctattccctatatagtgaactactttagaccagagccctattccctatatagtgaactactagtgaccagagccctattccctatatagtgaactactagtgaccagagccctattccctatatagtgaactactagtgaccagagccctattccctatatagtgaactactagtgaccagagccctattccctatatagtgaactactagtgaccagagccctattccctatatagtgaactactttagaccagagccctattccctatatagtgaactactagtgaccagagccctattccctatatagtgaactactagtgaccagagccctattccctatatagtgaactactagtgaccagagccctattccctatatagtgaactactagtgaccagagccctattccctatatagtgaactattaGTGACCattgtcctattccctatatagtgaactactagtgaccagagccctattccctatatagtgaactactagtgaccagggccctattccctatatagtgaactactagtgaccagagccctattccctatatagtgaactactttagaccagagccctattccctatatagtgaactactagtgaccagagccctattccctatatagtgaactactagtgaccagagccctattccctatatagtgaactactagtgaccagagccctattccctatatagtgaactactagtgaccagggccctattccctatatagtgaactactagtgaccatagccctattccctatatagtgaactactttagaccagagccctattccctatatagtgaactactagtgaccagagccctattccctatatagtgaactactagtgaccagagccctattccctatatagtgaactactagtgaccagagccctattccctatatagtgaactactagtgaccagagccctattccctatatagtgaactactagtgaccagagccctattccctatatagtgaactactagtgaccagagccctattccctaataataatattgtcacgtcctgaccatagtaagatgctattttctatggtagagttggtcagggcgtgacagggtttattttgtgtttttctatgttttctatatatatgtttagttctagttttctatttctatgttggttttttgggatgatctccaattagaggcagctggtcctcgttgtctctaattggagatcatagttAAGTAGggattttttccacctgtgtttgtgggtagatgttttctgtttagtctatgtacctgacagaactgtgcgctttcggtTTGTCTTTAGTGTTTTTTAGTTATAATAAGTTTCATCATGATgtgagtaggcacatttgctatttaacacaaccattttttgtgacaaaactctttgtagagttgaaaatgccatggaaacgcatttaactttaaaaaaatatttttggcaCAGACATTTAAGAGAATGTAAacacagacgctgggagacgagaagcaagtacggAGTGTGGATTTAATAATAAATATACATGAAAACAAACCACAAACAAAGTCTGGACATAAGAACAGGAACACAAGGCTGACTGGGGAATGAACCTGAGGGAGTGACAGGTAGAACAGGAAGATAACAACAAGGCTGACTGGGGAATGAACCTGAGGGAGTGGCAGGTAGAACAGGAACACAAGGCTGACTGGGGAATGAACCTGAGGGAGTGACAGGTAGAACAGGAAGGTAACAACAAGGCTGACTGGGGAATGAACCTGAGGGAGTGGCAGGTAGAACAGGAACACAAGGCTGACTGGGGAATGAACCTGAGGGAGTGACAGGTAGAACAGGAAGATAACAACAAGGCTGACTGGGGAATGAACCTGAGGGAGTGACAGGTAGAACAGGAAGATAACAACAAGGCTGACTGGGGCATGAACCTGAGGGAGTGACAGGTAGAACAGGAAGATAACAACAAGGCTGACTGGGGAATGAACCTGAGGGAGTGACAGGTAGAACAGGAACACAAGGCTGACTGGGGAATGAACCTGAGGGAGTGACAGGTAGAACAGGAAGATAACAACAAGGCTGACTGGGGAATGAACCTGAGGGAGTGACAGGTAGAACAGGAAGATAACAACAAGGCTGACTGGGGAATGAACCTGAGGGAGTGACAGGTAGAACAGGAAGATAACAACAAGGCTGACTGGGGAATGAACCTGAGGGAGTGACAGGTAGAACAGGAAGATAACAACAAGGCTGACTGGGGAATGAACCTGAGGGAGTGACAGGTAGAACAGGAAGATAACAACAAGGCTGACTGGGGAATGAACCTGAGGGAGTGGCAGGTAGAACAGGAACACAAGGCTGACTGGGGAATGAACCTGAGGGAGTGACAGGTAGAACAGGAAGGTAACAACAAGGCTGACTGGGGAATGAACCTGAGGGAGTGGCAGGTAGAACAGGAACACAAGGCTGACTGGGGAATGAACCTGAGGGAGTGACAGGTAGAACAGGAAGATAACAACAAGGCTGACTGGGGAATGAACCTGAGGGAGTGGCAGGTAGAACAGGAACACAAGGCTGACTGGGGAATGAACCTGAGGGAGTGACAGGTAGAACAGGAAGGTAACAACAAGGCTGACTGGGGAATGAACCTGAGGGAgtgacagatagaacaggaaggTAACAACAAGGCTGACTGGGGAATGAACCTGAGGGAGTGACAGGTAGAACAGGAAGGTAACAACAAGGCTGACTGGGGAATGAACCTGAGGGAGTGACAGGTAGAACAGGAACACAAGTCTGACTGGGGAATGAACCTGAGGGAGTGGCAGGTAGAACAGGAACACAAGGCTGACTGGGGAATGAACCTGAGGGAGTGACAGGTAGAACAGGAAGATAACAACAAGGCTGACTGGGGAATGAACCTGAGGGAGTGACAGGTAGAACAGGAAGGTAACAACAAGGCTGACTGGGGAATGAACCTGAGGGAGTGACAGGTAGAACAGGAAGGTAACAACAAGGCTGACTGGGGAATGAACCTGAGGGAgtgacagatagaacaggaacaCAAGGCTGACTGGGGAATGAACCTGAGGGAGTGACAGGTAGAACAGGAAGGTAACAACAAGGCTGACTGGGGAATGAACCTGAGGGAGTGACAGTTAGAACAGGAAGATAACAACAAGGCTGACTGGGGAATGAACCTGAGGGAGTGACAGGTAGAACAGGAAGGTAACAACAAGGCTGACTGGGGAATGAACCTGAGGGAGTGACAGGTAGAAGGCTGACTGGGGAATGAACCTGAGGGAgtgacagatagaacaggaagaTAACAACAACGCTGACTGGGGAATGAACCTGAGGGAGTGACAGGTAGAACAGGAAGATAACAACAAGGCTGACTGGGGAATGAACCTGAGGGAGTGACAGGTAGAACAGGAACACAAGGCTGACTGGGGAATGAACCTGAGGGAGTGACAGGTAGAACAGGAACACAAGGCTGACTGGGGAATGAACCTGAGGGAGTGACAGGTAGAACAGGAAGATAACAACAAGGCTGACTGGGGAATGAACCTGAGGGAGTGACAGGTAGAACAGGAAGATAACAACAAGGCTGACTGGGGAATGAACCTGAGGGAGTGGCAGGTAGAACAGGAACACAAGGCTGACTGGGGAATGAACCTGAGGGAGTGACAGGTAGAACAGGAAGATAACAACAAGGCTGACTGGGGAATGAACCTGAGGGAgtgacagatagaacaggaaggTAACAACAAGGCTGACTGGGGCATGAACCTGAGGGAGTGACAGGTAGAACAGGAAGATAACAACAAGGCTGACTGGGGAATGAACCTGAGGGAGTGACAGGTAGAACAGGAACACAAGGATGACTGGGGAATGAACCTGAGGGAGTGACAGGTAGAACAGGAAGATAACAACAAGGCTGACTGGGGCATGAACCTGAGGGAGTGACAGGTAGAACAGGAACACAAGGCTGACTGGGGAATGAACCTGAGGGAGTGACAGGTAGAACAGGAAGGTAACAACAAGGCTGACTGGGGAATGAACCTGAGGGAgtgacagatagaacaggaacacaaggctgactggggaatgaacctgagggagtgacaggtagaacaggaagataacaacaaggctgactggggaatgaacctgagggagtggcaggtagaacaggaagataacaacaaggctgactggggaatgaacctgagggagtggcaggtagaacaggaagataacaacaaggctgactggggaatgaacctgagggagtgacaggtagaacaggaagataacaacaaggctgactggggaatgaacctgagggagtgacaggtagaacaggaaggtaacaacaaggctgactggggcatgaacctgagggagtggcaggtagaacaggaagataacaacaaggctgactggggcatgaacctgagggagtgacaggtagaacaggaagataacaacaaggctgactgggacatgaacctgagggagtgacagatagaacaggaacaCAAGGCTGACTGGGGAATGAACCTGAGGGAGTGACAGGTAGAACAGGAACACAAGGCTGACTGGGGAATGAACCTGAGGGAGTGACAGGTAGAACAGGAAGATAACAACAAGGCTGACTGGGGCATGAACCTGAGGGAGTGACAGGTAGAAGGCTGACTGGGGAATGAACCTGAGGGAGTGGCAGGTAGAGGGATGGAAATCATAGAAGGGCTgcagtccaggtgagtctcatgaggcgcaggtgcgcggaacgatggtgacaggtgtgcgcaatAATCCCCACACTGGCGAAAACGAGCgctggaaagagggagagcgGGACTAAACGTGATagtgaaaaagtacatttttgtaTGCTTTACGTCATCATGCACTAGTTTTTATCTGCAACgagtcagtttggtggaaacagcGACGGTGGGGAAAATGCGGGTATTTTCTCTATGCGGTTtctagaatattcgcatgaatattggatggaaacctagatgATTataagattattatggacaaaatgtGTCAAactgcagtcaagcatcgatcatcatgtcaccagaagaAGACctggatatttattggaaagcagcATCAAACTCATCACCTTTTCACTTTCACCCCCCTGTGAAGTTgattttatttcatctgtagcctaataaactgcatgttatcctgagttgtagtgggaggaccagacaccatatcatctgtagcctaataaactgcatgttatcctgagttgtagtgggaggaccagacaccatatcatctgtagcctaataaactgcatgttatcctgagttgttgtgggaggaccagacaccatatcatctgtagcctaataaactgcatgttatcctgagttgtagtgggaggaccagacaccatatcatctgtagcctaataaactgcatgttatcctgagttgtagtgggaggaccagacaccatatcatctgtagcctaataaactgcatgttatcctgagttgtagtgggaggaccagacatcatatcatctgtagcctaataaactgcatgttatcctgagttgtagtgggaggaccagacaccatatcatctgtagcctaataaactgcatgttatcctgagttgtagtgggaggaccagacaccatatcatctgtagcctaataaactgcatgttatcctgagttgtagtgggaggaccagacaccatatcatctgtagcctaataaactgcatgttatcctgagttgtagtgggaggaccagacaccatatcatctgtagcctaataaactgcatgttatcctgagttgtagtgggaggaccagacaccatatcatctgtagcctaataaactgcatgttatcctgagttgtagtgggaggaccagacaccatatcatctgtagcctaataaactgcatgttatcctgagttgtagtgggaggaccagacaccatatcatctgtagcctaataaactgcatgttatcctgagttgtagtgggaggaccagacaccatatcatctgtagcctaataaactgcatgttatcctgagttgtagtgggaggaccagacatcatatcatctgtagcctaataaactgcatgttatcctgagttgtagtgggaggaccagacaccatatcatctgtagcctaataaactgcatgttatcctgagttgtagtgggaggaccagacaccatatcatctgtagcctaataaactgcatgttatcctgagttgtagtgggaggaccagacaccatatcatctgtagcctaataaactgcatgttatcctgagttgtagtgggaggaccagacaccatatcatctgtagcctaataaactgcatgttatcctgagttgtagtgggaggaccagacaccatatcatctgtagcctaataaactgcatgttatcctgagttgtagtgggaggaccagacaccatatcatctgtagcctaataaactgcatgttatcctgagttgtagtgggaggaccagacatcatatcatctgtagcctaataaactgcatgttatcctgagttgtagtgggaggaccagacaccatatcatctgtagcctaataaactgcatgttatcctgagttgtagtgggaggaccagacaccatatcatctgtagcctaataaactgcatgttatcctgagttgtagtgggaggaccagacaccatatcatctgtagcctaataaactgcatgttatcctgagttgtagtgggaggaccagacaccatatcatctgtagcctaataaactgcatgttatcctgagttgtagtgggaggaccagacaccatatcatctgtagcctaataaactgcatgttatcctgagttgtagtgggaggaccagacatcatatcatctgtagcctaataaactgcatgttatcctgagttgtagtgggaggaccagacaccatatcatctgtagcctaataaactgcatgttatcctgagttgtagtgggaggaccagacaTCACGTCACAGCGTCATGTTTACTTCCATGTGATGGTTATTATACTGTAGCAATATTTACATCACTAGCATTTCTTGCATAATTGATTTTACCGGCACAAAAAAAGATCTCACCTTGTCTAGCATATATTGTTTTGTCGGCATTTGTAAAGTTTACCGACAAAATGTTCTTTTTCTTTCAGGCCTGTCTGACATTTTTTTATCAGACATGTACATTATATTTGCATAAAAAGGTtgaatggaaacctggttagtttGTGGTATTTCAGCTTTGTGGTAGTTCAGGTCAACTGAGGACAACTGAAGTGCTTCACTTTGATGCTAAACCCATAAAGGCGATGATATTGCAACTAAATAGTCAACATTTATTGATCAATCCCTTGAAAACGGCACTCCGTTGTCTGTGGTTTTAGCGGAGCTGCGGGTCTCCTTGCCATCCCAGCAGGCAAATGGAACGCTTTCTTTCCACCGtattgtgacgttttattgatGACGACCTATTAGAATGAGTTGTATAAAAGGTTCtaactccataatgacatcacgcTCTCTGTGTTTTCATTTGAATGTAAACTTGTTTCTGTGCTGCTATGTGACAGAATATTCATATTCCCATACATATTGATCTGAGCATCTTTGAGGAACAATGCAGGTGAGTACTGAGCAGGCTAAATTATGATCTAACCCCCCCCCATTAAAAGCTCAATAGCTGTATTCTGACAGTTTAAAAACATTATTtgtagaggctgctgcctaaagTTTTCAGATGTATAGTTAAATGGTACTCAATACATTTAGCTGTGATACGACTAGCTCCTAAACGTCTAAACtaacatggatcatttagctacttGATtgagaattttaggacccctgtaggtatcaaaaatcaatatatatatttattttttggggCCTTCGCTATAGTCCATAGACGGGAATGCATTGAGAGGAACACAATATATAAATGGCAGAACACAGagtcaaaaaaatgtatcataaggaataaggttttgaagcgTCTGTCCTTTATataagagatataagaaagctcagaaaGAAATACATATTTAACCCTTttattttgttggcacaaaactacttcCATAAATCCATAATTTTTTTCAAAActggtaccgggttaccttcagatgagtcccgtgacatttgtgggggtcgtagagacaaacgaagaacaccatcttgttcgtgagagtctcccctttctatAGTGGGGTCACAAACGATTCGAACGCTACagacgattttcgggatgtctcctggGCTGACAAACAGCGttgtagctctgccactttcaACCACAGACGTGGAAGAGAGACATcagcggatgtggtggattgagaagcAGCCCATTCAAAAATATATCTGTAGATTAAACAGAAGATTTTGACAGGGACCTTTTAAAAGGATGTTAATTAGATTGACACACGGGTACGTCTCTTAAGGACTAGCCTGATCAGCCTCCTACAACGTGGAAGAAAGACGTATTGGCAGCGTGTTTGTTTACTCTCCTTGTTTTGTTTCCTGTGTTTGTTTATCTGTAAACGTGTTTGTTTACCTCCCAGCAAGCCAATGAAAACCAAGCCAGGAGAGATAGGAGCTGCTTTGAGAGCCTGACCTTATGGGACCTGAAGAACCACAACCACAGTAGGctgaaacacacaacacacacacacacacacacacacacacacagacagacagacagacagacagacagacagacagacagacagacagacagacagacagacagacagacagacagacagacagacagacagacagacagacagacagacagacagacagacagacagacagacagacagacagacagacacacacacagacaaacagacaaacacacacagacagacagacacagacagacacacagacagacagacagacagacagacagacagacagacagacagacagacagacagacagacagacagacagacagacagacagacagacagacagacagacagacagacagacagacagacagacagacagacagacacgcagacagacgccatgtctgtttgtgctatcatgccaactccCTTGTCTCTCATTGTCATGCCAGtagagttggcaagagcacaacagatctgggaccagctatacctggtgtactgtagtagagcacaacagatctgggaccagctatacctggtgtactgtagtagagcacaacagatctgggaccagctatacctggtgtactgtagtagagcacaacagatctgggaccagctatacctggtgtactgtagtagagcacaacagatctgggaccagctatacctggtgtactgtagtagagcacaacagatctgggaccagctatacctggtgtactgtagtagagcacaacagatctgggaccagctatacctggtgtactgtagtagagcacaacagatctgggaccagctatacctggtgtactgtagtagagcacaacagatctgggaccagctatacctggtgtactgtagtagagcacaacagatctgggaccagctatacctggtgtactgtagtagagcacaacagatctgggaccagctatacctggtgtactgtagtagagcacaacagatctgggaccagctatacctggtgtactgtagtagagcacaacagatctgggaccagctatacctggtgtactgtagtagagcacaacagatctgggaccagctatacctggtgtactgtagtagagcacaacagatctgggaccagctatacctggtgtactgtagtagagcacaacagatctgggaccagctatacctggtgtactgtagtagagcacaacagatctgggaccagctatacctggtgtactgtagtagagcacaacagatctgggaccagctatacctggtgtactgtagtagagcacaacagatctgggaccagctatacctggtgtactgtagtagagcacaacagatctgggaccagctatacctggtgtactgtagtagagcacaacagatctgggaccagctatacctggtgtactgtagtagagcacaacagatctgggaccagctatacctggtgtactgtagtagagcacaacagatctgggaccagctatacctggtgtactgtagtagagcacaacagatctgggaccagctatacctggtgtactgtagtagagcacaacagatctgggaccagctatacctggtgtactgtagtagagcacaacagatctgggaccagctatacctggtgtactgtagtagagcacaacagatctgggaccagctatacctggtgtactgtagtagagcacaacagatctgggaccagctatacctggtgtactgtagtagagcacaacagatctgggaccagctatacctggtgtactgtagtagagcacaacagatctgggaccagctatacctggtgtactgtagtagagcacaacagatctgggaccagctatacctggtgtactgtagtagagcacaacagatctgggaccagctatacctggtgtactgtagtagagcacaacagatctgggaccagctatacctggtgtactgtagtagagcacaacagatctgggaccagctatacctggtgtactgtagtagagcacaacagatctgggaccagctatacctggtgtactgtagtagagcacaacagatctgggaccagctatacctggtgtactgtagtagagcacaacagatctgggaccagctatacctggtgtactgtagtagagcacaacagatctgggaccagctatacctggtgtactgtagtagagcacaacagatctgggaccagctatacctggtgtactgtagtagagcacaacagatctgggaccagctatacctggtgtactgtagtagagcacaacagatctgggaccagctatacctggtgtactgtagtagagcacaacagatctgggaccagctatacctggtgtactgtagtagagcacaacagatctgggaccagctatacctggtgtactgtagtagagcacaacagatctgggaccagctatacctggtgtactgtagtagagcacaacagatctgggaccagctatacctggtgtactgtagtagagcacaacagatctgggaccagctatacctggtgtactgtagtagagcacaacagatctgggaccagctatacctggtgtactgtagtagaccacaacagatctgggacctgtGGAAATAAACGACATAGAGTTGGGTTCATTTTCTCACCCGAGACCTTTCCCCCTCTTAGATCCTACTCTGTGGGTAGTTAAAGACAGAGAAGAAGACGTAGAATACCAGGAGAAAAGCGAAAGTGATGAGGAGGAAGAGTATGTTTGTGTGATAATAGAAGGGTCAGAGGTGGAGGAagatgatgaggaagatgaggaggaggaggaggaggaggaggaagaggaggaggaatacgAGGTTACATGTGTAGGGGAGtatgtggaggaagaggaggagggatacgAGGTTACATGTGTAGGGGAGtatgtggaggaagaggaggaggaagaggagggtttgTTAGAGGttgtggtgaaagaggaggaagtagaggaggacgaagaagaagAAATAGTGGAGACGTATGAGAAGGAGAAGAAAGATAAGGCAGAGAataaagaggaggaagaagaagagaagggagagaaggtagaggaggaagaagcagaagaagaagagaaggtagaggaggaagaagcagaagaagaagagaaggtagaggaggaagaagcagaagaagaagagaaggtagaggaggaagaagcagaagaagaagagaaggtagaggaggaagaagcagaagaagaagagaaggtagaggaggaagaagcagaagaagaagagaagggagagaaggtagaggaggaagaagcagaagcagaagaagaggagaaggagacagcCAACACATATCCCAGGTGTGTCCATCATCAGGGCCTGAAACTGAGTGTGAAGGggctgagagtgagacagacaggagaAGAGAAGTACGGTCAGCTCAGAGAGATCCTAGGAGACCAGTATGTCAGGGAGGTTACCTGCGCCCCTGAAGGAGATAGAGTGGTCCTCCACCTCTATCACCCTAGGTGAGATAGTTAGTTTGGACCTGAGCTGGTCTGGAGTCACTTACTGTATAAGGAGGGACATAGACATCTATTATGATTCAACTGACAGAACTGGCCTAGGATCAGTTTAAACAATGCTAGTATTGTATACCGTCATAGATAACTATTAAAGCTTCAGCTCATACCACTATCTTAAATGTCTTTAGAGTCAGTTTGATGCTAaagtaagctctctctctctctctctctctctctctctctctctctcattctctcacccctctctatctctctctctctttctccatctctctctctttctctctctcattctctcacccctctctctctcattctcccccatctctctctctctctctttctccatctctctctctttctctctctcattctctcacctctctctctcattctccccagtctctctctctctctctctctctctctctctctctctctttctccatctctctctcttttctctctctcattctctcacccctctctctcattctccccgtctctctctctctctctctctctctctccttttctctctttctctcaccgtctctctctgtttccatctctctctccacctccctacctccttctcccccctctctctccttctctctctctctctctctctctttctctccccatctctctctgtttccatctctccccctcc is drawn from Salmo salar unplaced genomic scaffold, Ssal_v3.1, whole genome shotgun sequence and contains these coding sequences:
- the LOC123734147 gene encoding phosducin-like protein 3 produces the protein MQQANENQARRDRSCFESLTLWDLKNHNHNPTLWVVKDREEDVEYQEKSESDEEEEEAEEEEKGEKVEEEEAEAEEEEKETANTYPRCVHHQGLKLSVKGLRVRQTGEEKYGQLREILGDQYVREVTCAPEGDRVVLHLYHPSVPMCSLLNHHFSHLATKFPECKFLLILAGQCVPNYPVSHLPTLFIYDSGCILNSLIGEKACGGRNVLEDELKWMLAQSGAFVIDSYEALYQEGTPITTPRSEQEDYSDDQSDHYDNQGTEV